A single Corticium candelabrum chromosome 16, ooCorCand1.1, whole genome shotgun sequence DNA region contains:
- the LOC134192001 gene encoding cytochrome c oxidase subunit 5A, mitochondrial-like: MAAYVRNASVFIKRVSVVRQGFLMHLRPAIATSQRQAHGPRIIRPVIKGETEQEFDDRFEDWFNSDELDDWELRQGLNVIYGHDLVPESRVVAAMLRAARRLNDVAMSIRILEAVNEKGANNKEIYDYIIQSVRPTLDELGISTPEELGLDKVQELSQHTVNVLGHNTASPAAALR, translated from the exons ATGGCCGCCTACGTACGTAATGCTAGTGTATTTATCAAACGCGTTTCCGTCGTACGTCAAGGCTTTTTGATGCATCTACGACCGGCCATTG CCACTTCTCAACGGCAGGCGCACGGTCCTAGAATTATACGCCCTGTTATCAAGGGTGAGACTGAGCAAGAGTTTGATGACCGTTTTGAAGACTGGTTTAACAGTGACGAATTAGACGACTGGGAGTTGCGACAAGGTCTCAACGTTATTTACGGTCATGATTTGGTTCCCGAGTCTCGTGTTGTTGCTGCAATGCTACGTGCTGCTCGTCGACTCAATGATGTGGCCATGTCTATTCGTATTTTGGAAGCGGTGAATGAGAAGGGAGCTAACAATAAGGAGATTTATGATTATATCATTCAGAGTGTGAGGCCGACTCTGGATGAGTTGGGAATCAGCACACCTGAAGAACTGGGGCTGGACAAAGTTCAGGAGTTGTCTCAGCACACAGTCAACGTACTCGGGCATAATACAGCTTCACCGGCGGCTGCTTTGCGCTAA
- the LOC134192145 gene encoding uncharacterized protein LOC134192145 yields MKAFDCVRWKYLAKSLLIFGFGEAFCSWIKLLYDDIGSHIIVIGRLTSRIKLGRGVCRGCPLSPMLYVLSLEPLAAAIRRNPSIRGIPTFSDADRETIQLTCYADDMTSFVCDDVSFGELDKQLSLYEEASGAKLNRLKSVGLWLGQCANRTDSPLEIKWQTTKLKIIGLFYCPSYYDSVRKNWSVAIQKLQNYLQKWTRRDLSIFGRAKVLNLHALTKITIRHILSLCPKPHVVK; encoded by the coding sequence ATGAAGGCTTTCGATTGTGTCCGTTGGAAATACCTTGCAAAAAGTTTATTGATCTTCGGTTTTGGCGAAGCTTTTTGTAGTTGGATAAAACTCCTGTATGACGATATTGGTAGCCACATTATTGTTATTGGACGGTTGACTAGTCGTATTAAGCTGGGAAGAGGAGTTTGTCGAGGGTGTCCTCTATCTCCAATGTTATATGTCCTGAGTTTGGAACCTCTGGCGGCTGCTATTCGACGAAACCCTTCTATACGAGGAATTCCAACCTTTAGTGATGCGGATCGTGAGACGATACAGTTAACTTGCTATGCGGACGATATGACATCGTTTGTCTGCGATGACGTATCCTTTGGTGAATTAGACAAACAGTTGTCACTTTATGAAGAAGCTAGCGGGGCCAAGCTCAATAGGCTTAAATCTGTTGGACTATGGCTTGGGCAATGCGCTAACAGAACGGACAGTCCATTAGAAATCAAATGGCAAACTACTAAACTAAAGATTATAGGTCTGTTCTACTGTCCGTCTTACTACGATTCAGTGAGGAAAAACTGGTCGGTCGCAATCcagaaattacaaaattatctTCAGAAGTGGACCAGACGGGACCTATCAATATTTGGCAGAGCAAAGGTCCTCAACTTGCACGCTCTGACAAAAATTACTATCCGGCACATTCTTTCACTATGCCCGAAACCACACGTGGTGAAGTAG
- the LOC134192144 gene encoding uncharacterized protein LOC134192144, protein MLGRVVSYCFLLLWTVSSHALVRADSYPALNAADMTSLLTIRVSASPESKPISAVVTSHLAMTSSISPSQNKGPSTVSLPAASIITPTPTPSATVPTTKPTKPITDHPPEPKCEKVTSCSCRRADDHQLIDLSPLASTTARFTIKNLDHTFYWNPCKAFEVGGTNSECTVEKDVAICEETTGTDDIFVSLGTQKSAEFKFDRIIYTDGTGNRNATVILQCQKNDKPEDSKLIFLPDKNNMSYIFALQSVYACPGGYKPGSGGLSAGSILLIIFFTVIGFYFMVGIAYQVVFKKASGTEIIPNSAFWCALPSYIKDGITYLFCCGGSGRSAKYENF, encoded by the exons ATGCTTGGCCGCGTTGTGTCGTATTGTTTTCTTCTACTTTGGACCGTCTCTAGCCATGCGCTTGTCCGGGCAGATTCCTATCCCGCTCTCAACGCGGCGGATATGACATCATTGCTAACGATTCGTGTAAGTGCATCTCCAGAAAGCAAACCAATTTCAGCTGTCGTCACATCCCATCTTGCCATGACGTCAAGCATATCTCCGAGTCAGAACAAAGGACCATCGACTGTTAGTCTCCCTGCAGCGTCGATCATCACTCCTACGCCAACACCATCAGCAACTGTACCGACGACGAAACCTACCAAGCCTATAACAGATCACCCTCCTGAACCAAAATGCGAGAAGGTCACTTCTTGTAGCTGCAGGAGAGCCGACGATCACCAACTCATTGATTTGAGTCCTCTTGCAAGCACAACTGCGAG GTTTACGATCAAGAACTTGGATCATACTTTCTATTGGAATCCATGCAAGGCTTTTGAAGTAGGAGGTACAAACAGCGAGTGTACTGTGGAGAAGGATGTGGCG ATTTGTGAAGAAACTACTGGTACTGATGACATCTTCGTTAGTCTTGGAACCCAAAAGTCTGCAGAGTTCAAGTTCGACCGGATTATATATACCGATGGAACAGGCAACAG AAATGCAACTGTTATTCTTCAGTGCCAAAAAAATGACAAGCCGGAAGACAGCAAATTGATATTTTTGCCGGATAAGAACAACATGTCATAT ATATTCGCTTTGCAAAGTGTATACGCTTGCCCTGGCGGTTATAAACCAGGATCAGGCGGTCTCAGTGCTGGCAGCATTCTTTTGATCAT TTTCTTCACTGTGATTGGTTTCTATTTTATGGTAGGCATTGCCTATCAGGTTGTTTTCAAGAAAGCGTCTGGTACGGAGATAATACCCAACAGTGCGTTCTGGTGCGCACTACCCAGCTACATCAAG GATGGCATTACTTATCTCTTCTGCTGCGGAGGCTCTGGAAGAAGCGCAAAATATGAAaacttctaa
- the LOC134191927 gene encoding GPI ethanolamine phosphate transferase 3-like isoform X1: protein MRAKGNRNCAVLLFLLGWVFLLHCLSIFLFTKGFLLRRTVVFNSSRCSDEWVAIDVTDARITNSASNRTRCWMERRYNKLVIIVIDALRVDFGLFDPLLSISDTPHYRNKLPIIHELLVSPPEKNDAHIFRFIADPPTTTMQRIKGLTTGSLPTFIDAGDNFASNALAEDNWVTSARDNGFGLVMLGDDTWLSLYPHHFTREFGYNPFDVKDLHTVDNGILKNLFSELKKPDWSILVAHFEGVDHVGHRFGPNHPEMAAKLSQMDNVIRNVVDTLDNSTLLVVMGDHGMTPSGDHGGESVQETNALLFMYSKQQRLYPESMGLRSVSQTDLVPTVSLLLGLPIPFSNLGHVIPELFFYGKNPNHTLLRAMHLNACQLSQYLDTYNKVSGDLPSQEFYQLDIEFHLIKKDFWLFMSNTGSVDFEQLQTLYLKYFQQVQAMCRSVWAKFDLVLMWLGIFMLVISLLPVLVLVFQVRSNSTIQLQYYNRIWIYIMCGAVFGSIFGIPLHYLASSKSSDSLLMFCCFGSSLGSVIAYLWFECRSVLMKFAASSDRKLLRDQFPDIDDLFATVIVFIQCFGLLSNSYVLYEDSCISFFLVSLYVVCLVAKASQLAKFQSVGSNANIGRKSLYFHSASVFSLAIVIAAICSQTATHFQGCVELKIGCKPSSFLLSLSAAEHLIGSMKTARYAISCICVALVPATVWFLLKRQGQLENFSPFHLSASCGLPAIVVCIWIYWALMALPAESLDQLPDWQHVIMPRIVYVIAIVIVVVVLLRPVAAKARICGFLPHLRPQSKSTVMELSGWESLYVSPALLLWVTVWLILTLLQGDGLAPAMLLFALQVMFTIVFVVIFASLGRQKEKGVRWCEIVLWMTLSYHFFYSTGHQPIFSDIHFNAAFVGFRGIAVGFLSLSLSALLVMLNTFTSQTLCVFGLPLLLFVKSGKLLSEKFADKEKGKSCQKSLSGPPRITVNSEHLQIAFFRLILQYMLCHTFKLIGAAIMATFLRRHLMVWAVFAPRYLFEVLNFVYGEILCIFVFMFVVLLDSRIRSWLYDISQTCSFFYY, encoded by the exons ATGAGAGCGAAAGGGAATCGGAATTGTGCAGTTCTTTTGTTCCTACTAGGCTGGGTGTTTCTTTTAcattgtctgtcaatttttttgtttactaAAGGCTTCCTTCTCAGACGAACTGTCGTTTTCAATTCGAGTCGTTGCTCTGATGAGTGGGTCGCGATCGACGTGACGGACGCCAGGATTACCAACAGCGCTAGTAACAGAACTCGTTGCTGGATGGAAAGAAGATATAATAAACTTGTTATTATTGTCATCGACGCACTGAGAGTGGACTTTGGTCTGTTCGATCCTCTGCTGTCAATTTCAGATACACCTCATTATAGGAACAAACTACCGATCATTCACGAGCTCTTGGTGTCTCCTCCTGAAAAGAATGATGCTCATATATTTCGCTTTATTGCTGATCCGCCAACTACGACTATGCAGCGTATAAAAGGTCTAACAACTGGCTCATTGCCGACTTTCATTGACGCTGGAGACAACTTTGCCAGCAACGCTCTAGCTGAAGATAACTGGGTCACATCAGCCCGAGATAATGGATTTGGCTTAGTAATGCTGGGAGATGACACGTGGCTCAGCTTATATCCACATCATTTCACTAGAGAGTTTGGATATAATCCATTTGATGTGAAGGATTTGCACACTGTGGATAATGGCATATTGAAAAATCTCTTCTCAGAATTGAAGAAGCCTGATTGGAGCATTCTAGTGGCTCACTTTGAAGGAGTTGATCACGTTGGCCACAG ATTTGGTCCAAATCATCCAGAAATGGCAGCAAAGCTTTCTCAAATGGATAATGTTATTAGAAATGTTGTTGACACATTGGATAACTCAACGTTACTGGTTGTCATGGGAGATCATGGCATGACACCATCTGGCGACCATGGTGGAGAAAGTGTACAAGAAACCAATGCtttgttgtttatgtattCCAAGCAGCAAAGATTGTATCCTGAATCTATG GGATTGAGATCTGTTAGTCAGACTGACCTAGTTCCTACTGTCTCTCTGCTACTTGGCCTACCTATTCCGTTTTCCAATCTTGGTCATGTTATTCCAGAACTCTTCTTCTATGGTAAAAATCCAAATCATACCCTATTAAGAGCCATGCATTTAAATGCTTGTCAGCTGAGTCAGTATTTGGATACATACAACAAGGTATCGGGGGATCTACCATCACAAGAATTCTATCAATTGGACATCGAGTTTCATCTGATCAAGAAAGATTTTTGGTTGTTTATGTCCAACACAGGCTCTGTAGATTTTGAGCAACTGCAAACTTTGTATTTAAAGTATTTTCAGCAAGTGCAGGCAATGTGTAGATCAGTTTGGGCAAAGTTTGATTTGGTTTTAATGTGGCTTGGCATCTTTATGCTCGTGATCTCATTGCTTCCTGTGCTTGTTTTGGTGTTTCAAGTTCGCTCTAATTCAACCATTCAATTACAATACTACAACAGAATCTGGATATACATAATGTGTGGGGCAGTATTTGGATCGATTTTTGGCATTCCTCTCCACTATCTTGCATCGTCAAAATCGTCTGATAGTCTTTTGATGTTTTGCTGTTTTGGCTCATCTCTTGGCTCAGTGATTGCATATCTCTGGTTTGAATGCAGGTCTGTGCTCATGAAATTTGCTGCATCGAGTGACAGGAAGCTATTACGAGATCAGTTTCCTGACATTGATGACTTATTTGCAACTGTTATTGTGTTTATTCAGTGCTTTGGCTTGCTATCAAACAGCTATGTGTTGTATGAGGACAGCTGCATTAGTTTCTTTCTAGTTTCTCtttatgttgtgtgtttagttGCTAAAGCATCACAATTGGCAAAGTTTCAAAGTGTAGGAAGCAATGCAAATATTGGAAGAAAATCTTTGTACTTTCATAGTGCCAGTGTGTTCAGTTTGGCCATTGTAATAGCAGCAATTTGCTCTCAGACAGCAACGCACTTTCAGGGTTGTGTTGAGCTGAAAATTGGATGCAAACCTTCGTCatttttattgtcattatcagcAGCTGAACATCTTATTGGTTCTATGAAAACTGCTCGATATGCCATTTCATGCATTTGTGTAGCTCTGGTTCCTGCTACAGTATGGTTTCTACTTAAGAGACAAGGACAGCTTGAGAATTTTAGCCCCTTTCACTTGAGTGCGTCTTGCGGTCTTCCTGCAATTGTTGTATGCATTTGGATTTATTGGGCATTAATGGCTCTTCCAGCAGAATCATTAGATCAGCTTCCGGACTGGCAACATGTAATAATGCCACGAATTGTATATGTGATTGctattgtcattgttgttgttgtgctatTACGACCAGTAGCCGCAAAAGCACGTATTTGTGGATTTCTTCCTCACCTTCGACCACAAAG CAAGTCTACAGTTATGGAACTGAGTGGTTGGGAAAGTCTCTATGTATCACCAGCTCTATTGCTGTGGGTGACGGTCTGGTTGATCCTGACTCTTCTTCAAGGTGATGGACTTGCTCCAGCCATGCTGCTCTTTGCATTGCAAGTTATGTTCActattgtttttgttgtgatCTTTGCAAGTCTTGGGAGGCAGAAAGAAAAAG GAGTGAGGTGGTGTGAAATAGTGTTGTGGATGACATTGAGCTATCATTTCTTTTATTCTACTGGTCACCAGCCCATTTTTTCAGACATTCATTTCAATGCAGCATTTGTTGGTTTTCGAGGAATTGCTGTGggatttttgtctttgtcattATCAGCTTTACTGGTGATGCTGAATACGTTTACATCACAAACTCTTTGTGTTTTTGGACTGCCACTACTGTTGTTTGTCAAATCAGGAAAATTATTGTCGGAAAAGTTTGCTGATAAGGAGAAGGGCAAATCTTGTCAAAAATCATTGAGTGGTCCTCCTAGAATCACTGTCAACAGTGAGCATCTTCAAATAGCATTTTTTCGTCTCATTTTGCAGTACATGCTATGCCATACTTTCAAG CTGATAGGAGCTGCTATAATGGCTACATTTTTGCGACGACATCTAATGGTGTGGGCAGTTTTTGCACCGCGCTACCTTTTTGAGGTGCTGAACTTTGTATATGGAGAGATATTATGCATTtttgtctttatgtttgttgtcttgcTAGACAGTAGGATTAGGTCATGGCTATATGATATTTCACAAACTTGTTCTTTTTTTTATTACTGA
- the LOC134191927 gene encoding GPI ethanolamine phosphate transferase 3-like isoform X2, translating into MRAKGNRNCAVLLFLLGWVFLLHCLSIFLFTKGFLLRRTVVFNSSRCSDEWVAIDVTDARITNSASNRTRCWMERRYNKLVIIVIDALRVDFGLFDPLLSISDTPHYRNKLPIIHELLVSPPEKNDAHIFRFIADPPTTTMQRIKGLTTGSLPTFIDAGDNFASNALAEDNWVTSARDNGFGLVMLGDDTWLSLYPHHFTREFGYNPFDVKDLHTVDNGILKNLFSELKKPDWSILVAHFEGVDHVGHRFGPNHPEMAAKLSQMDNVIRNVVDTLDNSTLLVVMGDHGMTPSGDHGGESVQETNALLFMYSKQQRLYPESMGLRSVSQTDLVPTVSLLLGLPIPFSNLGHVIPELFFYGKNPNHTLLRAMHLNACQLSQYLDTYNKVSGDLPSQEFYQLDIEFHLIKKDFWLFMSNTGSVDFEQLQTLYLKYFQQVQAMCRSVWAKFDLVLMWLGIFMLVISLLPVLVLVFQVRSNSTIQLQYYNRIWIYIMCGAVFGSIFGIPLHYLASSKSSDSLLMFCCFGSSLGSVIAYLWFECRSVLMKFAASSDRKLLRDQFPDIDDLFATVIVFIQCFGLLSNSYVLYEDSCISFFLVSLYVVCLVAKASQLAKFQSVGSNANIGRKSLYFHSASVFSLAIVIAAICSQTATHFQGCVELKIGCKPSSFLLSLSAAEHLIGSMKTARYAISCICVALVPATVWFLLKRQGQLENFSPFHLSASCGLPAIVVCIWIYWALMALPAESLDQLPDWQHVIMPRIVYVIAIVIVVVVLLRPVAAKARICGFLPHLRPQSKSTVMELSGWESLYVSPALLLWVTVWLILTLLQVLGGRKKKE; encoded by the exons ATGAGAGCGAAAGGGAATCGGAATTGTGCAGTTCTTTTGTTCCTACTAGGCTGGGTGTTTCTTTTAcattgtctgtcaatttttttgtttactaAAGGCTTCCTTCTCAGACGAACTGTCGTTTTCAATTCGAGTCGTTGCTCTGATGAGTGGGTCGCGATCGACGTGACGGACGCCAGGATTACCAACAGCGCTAGTAACAGAACTCGTTGCTGGATGGAAAGAAGATATAATAAACTTGTTATTATTGTCATCGACGCACTGAGAGTGGACTTTGGTCTGTTCGATCCTCTGCTGTCAATTTCAGATACACCTCATTATAGGAACAAACTACCGATCATTCACGAGCTCTTGGTGTCTCCTCCTGAAAAGAATGATGCTCATATATTTCGCTTTATTGCTGATCCGCCAACTACGACTATGCAGCGTATAAAAGGTCTAACAACTGGCTCATTGCCGACTTTCATTGACGCTGGAGACAACTTTGCCAGCAACGCTCTAGCTGAAGATAACTGGGTCACATCAGCCCGAGATAATGGATTTGGCTTAGTAATGCTGGGAGATGACACGTGGCTCAGCTTATATCCACATCATTTCACTAGAGAGTTTGGATATAATCCATTTGATGTGAAGGATTTGCACACTGTGGATAATGGCATATTGAAAAATCTCTTCTCAGAATTGAAGAAGCCTGATTGGAGCATTCTAGTGGCTCACTTTGAAGGAGTTGATCACGTTGGCCACAG ATTTGGTCCAAATCATCCAGAAATGGCAGCAAAGCTTTCTCAAATGGATAATGTTATTAGAAATGTTGTTGACACATTGGATAACTCAACGTTACTGGTTGTCATGGGAGATCATGGCATGACACCATCTGGCGACCATGGTGGAGAAAGTGTACAAGAAACCAATGCtttgttgtttatgtattCCAAGCAGCAAAGATTGTATCCTGAATCTATG GGATTGAGATCTGTTAGTCAGACTGACCTAGTTCCTACTGTCTCTCTGCTACTTGGCCTACCTATTCCGTTTTCCAATCTTGGTCATGTTATTCCAGAACTCTTCTTCTATGGTAAAAATCCAAATCATACCCTATTAAGAGCCATGCATTTAAATGCTTGTCAGCTGAGTCAGTATTTGGATACATACAACAAGGTATCGGGGGATCTACCATCACAAGAATTCTATCAATTGGACATCGAGTTTCATCTGATCAAGAAAGATTTTTGGTTGTTTATGTCCAACACAGGCTCTGTAGATTTTGAGCAACTGCAAACTTTGTATTTAAAGTATTTTCAGCAAGTGCAGGCAATGTGTAGATCAGTTTGGGCAAAGTTTGATTTGGTTTTAATGTGGCTTGGCATCTTTATGCTCGTGATCTCATTGCTTCCTGTGCTTGTTTTGGTGTTTCAAGTTCGCTCTAATTCAACCATTCAATTACAATACTACAACAGAATCTGGATATACATAATGTGTGGGGCAGTATTTGGATCGATTTTTGGCATTCCTCTCCACTATCTTGCATCGTCAAAATCGTCTGATAGTCTTTTGATGTTTTGCTGTTTTGGCTCATCTCTTGGCTCAGTGATTGCATATCTCTGGTTTGAATGCAGGTCTGTGCTCATGAAATTTGCTGCATCGAGTGACAGGAAGCTATTACGAGATCAGTTTCCTGACATTGATGACTTATTTGCAACTGTTATTGTGTTTATTCAGTGCTTTGGCTTGCTATCAAACAGCTATGTGTTGTATGAGGACAGCTGCATTAGTTTCTTTCTAGTTTCTCtttatgttgtgtgtttagttGCTAAAGCATCACAATTGGCAAAGTTTCAAAGTGTAGGAAGCAATGCAAATATTGGAAGAAAATCTTTGTACTTTCATAGTGCCAGTGTGTTCAGTTTGGCCATTGTAATAGCAGCAATTTGCTCTCAGACAGCAACGCACTTTCAGGGTTGTGTTGAGCTGAAAATTGGATGCAAACCTTCGTCatttttattgtcattatcagcAGCTGAACATCTTATTGGTTCTATGAAAACTGCTCGATATGCCATTTCATGCATTTGTGTAGCTCTGGTTCCTGCTACAGTATGGTTTCTACTTAAGAGACAAGGACAGCTTGAGAATTTTAGCCCCTTTCACTTGAGTGCGTCTTGCGGTCTTCCTGCAATTGTTGTATGCATTTGGATTTATTGGGCATTAATGGCTCTTCCAGCAGAATCATTAGATCAGCTTCCGGACTGGCAACATGTAATAATGCCACGAATTGTATATGTGATTGctattgtcattgttgttgttgtgctatTACGACCAGTAGCCGCAAAAGCACGTATTTGTGGATTTCTTCCTCACCTTCGACCACAAAG CAAGTCTACAGTTATGGAACTGAGTGGTTGGGAAAGTCTCTATGTATCACCAGCTCTATTGCTGTGGGTGACGGTCTGGTTGATCCTGACTCTTCTTCAAG TCTTGGGAGGCAGAAAGAAAAAG GAGTGA
- the LOC134191928 gene encoding uncharacterized protein LOC134191928 produces MELIGYRNPWFGLTSRQSSQSHQGWSPFGFLGQQFPQSSSCDSWDWSDDDCQQYCGCSECSLDLRRQMQRYRPKLQGNKCRPRDHNCFSQSSAWDNNGDKSRQFGGSLPVAINATGSQSQSKPKQLLTSTDIDLKQAAAGISPNDTQMVKEWRATCSNANQVDCQLNVNDKEHNCSCVADRAATEDARVDEGSSTSSADEVATDSSVQDSTLKTDKGTSSRMLSERDTTAENSRGQVDDIQDEGNQMEISQISKRDMHTTSEIGLTAAEQSETQVGSLLNKCKQTVARDLQRCTSSDQVVSGANLVNCEKEDSQEDLLEVLQETAEMETEKCSSDIEDVFDKLQEIMSIVGDVGKHRATIATLSGSRKDRNYLVVEDCLVKALLALDHIESGNHQEVRFARKAAVKYIQKMLEDIEC; encoded by the coding sequence ATGGAGCTTATTGGCTACAGAAATCCATGGTTTGGACTGACATCAAGACAATCTTCTCAGTCTCATCAAGGCTGGAGCCCATTCGGCTTTCTGGGACAACAGTTCCCACAGTCGTCTAGTTGTGACAGCTGGGATTGGTCTGATGATGACTGTCAACAGTATTGCGGATGCTCTGAATGCTCTCTAGATCTGAGACGACAAATGCAGAGATATCGTCCAAAGCTACAAGGAAACAAGTGTCGACCTCGAGATCACAACTGTTTTTCGCAAAGTTCGGCTTGGGATAACAATGGGGACAAATCCAGACAATTTGGTGGTTCTTTACCTGTTGCAATCAACGCCACTGGCAGTCAAAGTCAGTCCAAGCCTAAGCAGCTGCTCACTTCAACAGATATTGATTTGAAACAAGCTGCAGCTGGCATATCACCAAATGATACACAAATGGTAAAAGAATGGAGAGCAACATGTTCAAACGCAAATCAAGTGGATTGTCAGTTAAACGTCAATGATAAGGAGCACAACTGTTCCTGCGTTGCAGATAGAGCTGCAACGGAGGATGCAAGAGTAGATGAAGGTTCATCAACTTCTTCTGCAGATGAAGTGGCAACAGACAGCTCTGTTCAGGATTCAACTTTGAAGACAGACAAGGGCACGTCTTCTAGGATGTTGTCAGAGAGAGACACCACTGCTGAGAATTCTAGAGGCCAGGTGGATGACATACAAGATGAGGGCAATCAAATGGAGATCAGCCAAATAAGCAAAAGAGATATGCACACTACCAGTGAAATAGGATTGACAGCTGCTGAGCAGTCTGAAACTCAAGTAGGTAGTCTGCTAAACAAGTGCAAACAAACTGTTGCCAGAGACTTACAGAGATGTACTTCAAGTGATCAAGTTGTGTCTGGTGCTAATCTGGTTAACTGTGAAAAGGAAGATAGTCAAGAAGATTTGCTGGAAGTACTACAGGAAACAGCAGAAATGGAGACTGAGAAGTGTTCTTCAGACATAGAAGATGTCTTTGATAAACTCCAGGAGATCATGTCAATAGTTGGTGATGTTGGCAAACACAGGGCTACCATTGCAACCTTGTCAGGCAGCAGAAAGGACAGGAACTATTTAGTTGTTGAAGACTGTCTTGTGAAAGCCTTACTTGCTTTGGATCACATCGAGAGTGGAAATCATCAAGAAGTTAGGTTTGCAAGGAAAGCTGCTGTCAAATACATTCAGaaaatgctagaagacatTGAGTGCTAG